A region of the Pseudoprevotella muciniphila genome:
CAAGGTGTATCTTCATGTTTTCCTTGCTCCCCTCTTCGCGATAGGCTGCCACGAAAGCACTGTCCGCATGGTCGAACACATTGAGGAAACCCTGGTGCAGGGCAAGTCCGGCACGCAGCACCGTACCTATGACGATATGGTCTTCGGGCAGGGGTGTGGGCTTGATGCCGAGGGGCGTCCGAATGTTCTTTATAGTGTATGTCAGCGTCTTGCTGAGTTCGTAGGCTATGACTTCGCCTATACGCGTCAGGTTGTTGCGAAAGAGAGGGCGGTTCTGCTGATATTCCACGTCCCTCAACTGTGCCATATACGTATTGATGGCACTGTTCTGCTGTCCGATGTTGATGACTTTCATGTTGTTTCGTCTTTGAGTAACGGTGTATTCCGTACCTGTTTTTGCAAAAATACAATTTATCTTTTGTTCAGTTGCATATATTCTGTGAAAATTGAAAAAAGACTGGACTATCGTGCCTAATCCGCTTTAGTGTTCATGGAACATCCGGTAATGACGGAATATCCGGAATATCTGAAGAACTGCTTAAAAAATCATATCTTTGCAATCGTTATCTGTAAATATCACGCTTCAAGACGATGGAAGATATATTCTCAAGGACACGTATGCTGCTGGGCGATGCGGCTTTGGAAAGATTGCGCAAGAGCAGAGTGGCAGTTTTCGGTGTAGGCGGCGTGGGTGGTTATGTCGTGGAAGTGCTGGCGCGCAGCGGTGTGGGCGCTATAGACGTCTTCGATAACGACAGGGTGAGCCCGTCGAACATCAACCGCCAGATCATTGCCCTCCACAGCACATTGGGACAGTATAAGGTGGATGTGGCTGCCGCGCGCATCCGCGACATCAATCCCGAGTGCATCGTAACCGTCCACCGCATGTTCTACCTGCCTGAAACTGCCGATGAGGTGGACTTGTCGGTGTACGACTATGTGGTGGACTGCATCGATACCGTAACGGCGAAAATAGAACTCATACGCCGTTGCCATCGTCAGGACATCCCTCTGCTCGTCTGCATGGGTGCTGCCAACAAGATGGACCCTACGGCATTCCGGGTGAGCGACCTCGCGAAAACAAAGGTGGACCCATTAGCAAAGGTCATCCGCCGAAAACTCCGCCCGGAAGGTATCAGACACGTAAAGGTGGTATATAGCGAAGAAATCCCGATGAAACCGCAGTTTTTTGAAACTTCAGACTCCAACGAATCTCTCAATTCTCCTAAAAAAAACATCCCTGCCAGCAATGCCTTCGTACCTGCCGCAGAAGGGCTCGTGGCAGGCGGAGAAGTGGTGAAGGAGTTGATGGTGGAGAGTTGACAGTTGATAGTTGATAGTGGAAAGTTGATAGTTTTTCGCTGCAAGGTTTGCGTAGAGAACTCTTCACATAAATTTCCATGAATTTCCATGAATTTTTTTAATACTGTCGCAAGATTCGTGTCATCGCCGAGCGAAGCAATGGCATAATTCAGTAAGCAGCGACAATGTTCGTGTCCCTTCAGCGTCCTTCGCGTTCCAAAACCTAATAGCAAAGAATTTTTCCGTCCATTTTAAAATATATTTCCGATAATTTCTCGTGCACAGCACGACCCTTAACAGTTGACAGTTGACAAGCGAGTGCCCTGACGGGCAGAAATTAAACAGAATTGATTCAAAATTTAAGAAAATTCATGATAATTCATGGAATTTCGTGTAAAAAGATTCACCATCATGGGGAACAGCGAAGCAAAATAATTCGTGTACATTAGAGAAAATCGTGGTTAAAGTTTTAAGGACATTCGTGGAGAAAAAAATGCCAAAAATGCAATTTTCGAGGGCAAAATATGACAAAATGAGAAAATTTTCCTCCTGAAATGCAGTTTTTCCGGTAAAAAGTACTCCTTTATTTAAAAATAAAATCATATTTTTGACCGCTAAACGTATTCAAAACTTCATATAAACCCACAGAACAAATCAAAAAAGAAAAAAACAAAAACAAATAAACATGAAAAAAATTACAAAATTATTTATCCTGCTACTGCTAACAACGGCAGGATTTCCGACCAATTCCCAGGCAGAGACATACCCTGCTACTGCTCCCTATGGTTATGAACTCGTAGAAGATGCGAGCACATTGCAGGCTGGTGATGTAATTATTATCCGCCAAGCCAGCGGTAATAATTATCTCAAGATTAACAACACTCGGACCACTAACGCTTCGATGGCTACGAATTTTGTTCTTGAAGATGCCGGTACCGGTAATTCAAGCGATTTCTATTTGAAGGCAGAAGGTACAGAGAACTACTTAAAAGCTGCTGCCGCCAGCGGAACAATGGCCTCAACTACTAATGTTTCTGAGAAAGGTGTCTTCAATATCAAGATTGCATCTGCATCGGGTTCAAGTCCGGAAACAACTATCGGTTTTGCTAACTTTAAAGGCGGCGATCAAGACCATGTTATACGTTTGATTACCACTTCCACTTCTGATAACACAAGCCGTATTTGGTACAACTCGAATGGTTGGGCATACGGCACAGGAGGTGGTCATTGGACTGGCTTTTACGCTTTTAAGAAACAGGATAATGTTTCTGGACAAGTTGCAACCCTTTCTTATAACGACATCGAAATCTATAAGGATGGGAATAAAGTTACGCCAGGCTCAAACAATTCCTTCAACCATCAGGTAAGGAGTACTTCAAGCCCACTGATTACCGTTACAATCGGTTCTGGTGACGTGGTGTACAACACAAGCATGTTTACTTTCGGTAACGGCAATAAAACTTACACTATTGCCATTGAAGATGGCTACTTCATCACAGGTTTTACCATTAACTACACCACAGGGTCTGGCGTGACATTCTCCAGCAATGGTGTAACGAGTTCAGATAATGGTCAACTCGCTGTAACAGGACTTCTCAACACAACAAGCACTACGTTTTATGTAAGCGGTACTTCTAATGCATGGAAGAGTTATTATGTTATGAGCATCGAAGTGACCTACGAGGCAATACCCCAATCGTTTTACGATGCAATATTCCAATCATCAACTGTAGGCAATCCTAAATGGTATGCCATGTCCATTGCTAACACTTCATCGTGGTGGAAAGTAACG
Encoded here:
- the upp gene encoding uracil phosphoribosyltransferase, which gives rise to MKVINIGQQNSAINTYMAQLRDVEYQQNRPLFRNNLTRIGEVIAYELSKTLTYTIKNIRTPLGIKPTPLPEDHIVIGTVLRAGLALHQGFLNVFDHADSAFVAAYREEGSKENMKIHLEYRAAPRLDGSTFLLVDPMLATGGSLELAYKAFIQAGQPSKLHICVVIAAQEGIDRLQKAFPSDDVTLWTAAIDDHLNENAYIVPGLGDAGDLSYGEKL
- a CDS encoding tRNA threonylcarbamoyladenosine dehydratase, with the translated sequence MEDIFSRTRMLLGDAALERLRKSRVAVFGVGGVGGYVVEVLARSGVGAIDVFDNDRVSPSNINRQIIALHSTLGQYKVDVAAARIRDINPECIVTVHRMFYLPETADEVDLSVYDYVVDCIDTVTAKIELIRRCHRQDIPLLVCMGAANKMDPTAFRVSDLAKTKVDPLAKVIRRKLRPEGIRHVKVVYSEEIPMKPQFFETSDSNESLNSPKKNIPASNAFVPAAEGLVAGGEVVKELMVES